Proteins encoded in a region of the Paenibacillus sp. E222 genome:
- a CDS encoding DUF4279 domain-containing protein, translated as MEKTNMMAEFIITGDHFEPKLITEQIGIEPSGTYIK; from the coding sequence ATGGAGAAAACGAATATGATGGCTGAATTTATCATTACCGGAGATCATTTCGAACCGAAGTTAATCACAGAACAGATTGGAATCGAACCATCAGGAACCTATATAAAATGA